A stretch of the Elephas maximus indicus isolate mEleMax1 chromosome 3, mEleMax1 primary haplotype, whole genome shotgun sequence genome encodes the following:
- the LOC126072075 gene encoding olfactory receptor 7E24-like: protein MEPQNLTGVSEFLLLGLSGDPKLQPLLFGLFLSTYLISVAGNLLIILAVTSDSHLHTPMYFFLSNLSLADIGFISTTVPKTLVSIQTRSKSITYAGCLTQVSFFYLFICLDSLLLSVMAYDRFVAICHPLHYTVIMNPRLCGLLVLVSFFISLLDSQLNMSMVSQLTFCTDVEIPHFFCDPPQLLNLACSDTSSNIILLYCLGAIFGGIPISGIIFSYTRIAFSILRVSSSGGKYKAFSTCGSHLSVVCLFYGTGLGVYLSSVVSSSTRKGAVASVMYTVVTPMLNPFIYSLRNGDIKRPLKRILSRKA from the coding sequence ATGGAGCCACAGAATCTAACAGGTGTCTCAGAATTCCTCCTCCTGGGCCTCTCTGGGGATCCAAAACTGCAGCCTCTCCTCTTTGGGCTGTTCCTTTCCACGTACCTGATATCCGTGGCTGGAAACCTACTCATCATCCTGGCTGTCACCTCTGACTCCcatctccacacccccatgtacttcttcctctccaacctgtccttggctgacattggtttcatttccACCACAGTCCCAAAGACGCTAGTGAGCATCCAGACACGGAGCAAATCCATCACCTATGCGGGTTGCCTGACACAAGTGtcctttttctatctctttatatgTCTGGACAGTCTGCTCCTCAGTGTGATGGCTTATGAccggtttgtggccatctgtcacccactgcactacacagtcatcatgaaccccCGCCTCTGTGGCTTGCTAGTTTTGGTATCTTTTTTCATCAGCCTTTTGGACTCCCAGCTGAACATGTCAATGGTGTCACAACTTACCTTCTGCACAGATGTGGAAATTCCCCATTTCTTCTGTGACCCCCCTCAACTCCTTAACCTTGCATGTTCTGACACCTCCAGCAATATCATATTACTGTATTGTTTGGGTGCCATCTTTGGTGGTATTCCAATCTCAGGGATCATTTTCTCTTACACTCGAATTGCTTTTTCCATTCTGAGAGTCTCATCTTCAGGTGGAAAGTataaagccttttccacctgtggctctcacctgtcagtcgtttgcttattttatggaaCAGGCCTTGGAGTGTACCTCAGTTCAGTTGTCTCATCTTCTACCAGGAAGGGTGCAGTGGCTTCAGTGATGTACACTGTGGTCAcgcccatgctgaaccccttcatctacagcctgaggaacggGGACATCAAGAGACCCTTGAAGAGGATCCTTAGCAGAAAAGCCTAA